A window of the Zeugodacus cucurbitae isolate PBARC_wt_2022May chromosome 2, idZeuCucr1.2, whole genome shotgun sequence genome harbors these coding sequences:
- the Jkamp_1 gene encoding JNK1/MAPK8-associated membrane protein encodes MDRCPGQYCGRTLYDNGSWSDCGACERGYRVNESFVCSPCRDELNTYSWLYLGFMAMLPLMLHCFFIDLNAKDRKFSRKQLILTACAFIEVVLSAILAILLMEPMWEFRLHSCGVRKFTDWYTLFYNPSPNYETRLHCTQEAVYPLQTIVLVFYFLCLAAMFLIRPIVSAITDVRGKAPIYAALYFLPLLTSIHALACGLIYWFFPYLSIGIAMITNAIHYSIKLDQTFKSLIRSSLLEVKNFVVISVHWLLLAYGIIALGHHYAFLCLIPFPSIFYILTVRFTDPAEFREVESRQT; translated from the exons ATGGATCGTTGTCCTGGTCAATATTGCGGTCGCACTTTGTATGACAACGGTAGTTGGTCCGACTGCGGTGCTTGTGAACGTGGCTATCGCGTAAATGAGTCTTTCGTTTGTTCACCGTGTCGTGATGAATTGAACACTTATTCTTGGTTGTATTTAGGATTTATGGCAATGTTGCCACTAATGTTGCATTGCTTCTTTATTGATTTAAATGCAAAAGATCGCAA ATTTTCACGTAAGCAATTAATACTTACGGCCTGTGCCTTCATAGAGGTAGTACTTTCGGCAATATTGGCTATATTACTTATGGAACCCATGTGGGAATTCCGCTTGCATTCTTGTGGTGTACGTAAATTCACTGATTGGTATACGTTGTTCTACAACCCATCTCCAAACTACGAGACACGTTTGCATTGCACTCAAGAAGCTGTATATCCACT TCAAACCATCGTTCTCGTATTCTACTTCTTGTGTCTAGCAGCAATGTTCTTAATACGTCCAATTGTGAGCGCCATTACTGATGTGCGTGGAAAGGCGCCCATCTACGCGGCGCTTTACTTCCTCCCACTTCTGACATCCATACACGCGCTTGCTTGCGGTCTTATTT ATTGGTTCTTTCCATATTTAAGCATTGGGATTGCTATGATAACAAACGCCATACATTATTCAATCAAATTGGATCAGACGTTTAAATCGCTAATACGCTCTTCCTTGttagaagttaaaaattttgtagtTATTT CTGTACATTGGCTTTTGTTAGCCTATGGTATAATTGCACTGGGCCATCACTATGCTTTTCTATGTCTTATCCCATTCCCTtcgattttctatattttaactGTACGATTCACGGACCCAGCTGAGTTTCGTGAAGTGGAATCTCGACAAACCTAG